A genomic window from Variovorax paradoxus includes:
- a CDS encoding TRAP transporter large permease, which translates to MDASIVLIVSACIFLAIGVPVAFALGLSTVTTLILAENYPLMVLLKETFTGIDSFPLMAVPFFILAAELMSGGSLTEVLLRFAGQFVGHRRGGLGYTNVVSLTFFSGISGSALADAAGPGSMLIKMMDKAGYDRSYAAALTASTAIVGPIIPPSIIMIIYALQDESVSVGTLFAAGIMPGILIAVAMCVVNFYVSKKRNYKGDGQTPPLREILVTTWKAIPAILLPVVILGGMRAGWFTPTEASVVAVFYALVCGKFVYRTLEWKMLPDILSRSALLSASVLIIIGLSASFAWVLTIEGIPQQMAEWLISMNLSPWMFLIIVNVFLLLFGIFIEPLPGVMVLAPILAPVAIKLGVDPVHFAMIVIFNLTLGMITPPVGGLLFVTCNVSKVPMSALVKELVPFLWAHGAVLVILTFVPALSTWLPHVLGFK; encoded by the coding sequence ATGGATGCCAGCATCGTTCTGATCGTTTCCGCCTGCATTTTCCTGGCCATCGGCGTGCCCGTGGCCTTTGCGCTGGGCCTTTCCACCGTTACCACGCTCATCCTCGCGGAGAACTACCCGCTGATGGTGCTGCTGAAGGAAACCTTCACCGGCATCGACAGCTTTCCGCTGATGGCGGTGCCCTTCTTCATTCTTGCGGCCGAGCTCATGAGCGGCGGCTCGCTCACCGAGGTGCTGCTGCGCTTCGCGGGCCAGTTCGTGGGCCACCGGCGCGGCGGGCTGGGCTATACCAACGTGGTGTCGCTGACCTTCTTCTCCGGCATCTCGGGCTCGGCGCTGGCCGACGCGGCAGGGCCGGGGTCGATGCTCATCAAGATGATGGACAAGGCCGGCTACGACCGCTCGTATGCGGCGGCGCTCACGGCCTCGACCGCCATCGTGGGGCCGATCATTCCGCCCTCGATCATCATGATCATCTACGCGCTGCAGGACGAGAGCGTGTCGGTCGGCACGCTGTTCGCGGCCGGCATCATGCCGGGCATCCTGATCGCGGTGGCGATGTGCGTCGTGAACTTCTACGTCTCGAAAAAGCGCAACTACAAGGGCGATGGGCAGACGCCTCCGCTGCGCGAGATCCTTGTCACCACTTGGAAGGCGATTCCCGCGATCCTGCTGCCGGTGGTGATCCTGGGCGGCATGCGCGCCGGCTGGTTCACGCCGACCGAGGCCTCGGTGGTCGCGGTGTTCTATGCGCTGGTGTGCGGCAAGTTCGTCTACCGCACGCTCGAGTGGAAGATGCTGCCGGACATTCTTTCGCGCTCAGCGCTGCTGTCGGCTTCGGTGCTGATCATCATCGGGCTGTCGGCCTCGTTCGCGTGGGTGCTGACCATCGAGGGCATTCCGCAGCAGATGGCCGAATGGCTGATCAGCATGAACCTCTCGCCGTGGATGTTCCTGATCATCGTCAACGTGTTCCTGCTGCTGTTCGGCATCTTCATCGAGCCGCTGCCGGGCGTGATGGTGCTGGCGCCGATCCTCGCGCCGGTGGCCATCAAGCTGGGCGTGGACCCGGTGCACTTCGCGATGATCGTGATCTTCAACCTCACGCTGGGCATGATCACGCCGCCGGTGGGCGGGCTGCTGTTCGTGACGTGCAACGTGTCGAAGGTGCCGATGTCGGCGCTGGTGAAGGAACTGGTGCCGTTCCTTTGGGCGCACGGGGCTGTGCTGGTCATCCTGACCTTCGTGCCGGCGCTGAGCACGTGGCTGCCGCACGTGCTCGGGTTCAAGTAG
- a CDS encoding TRAP transporter small permease — translation MQAFERYFLAANRWALILLLAAMSVIIFTNVVLRYTTNQSLEWAEEVSRHMMIWLTFLGAGPVLRYGGHIAVENLQDALPRNAAVAVRIVVAGLLFAFFGFMVWYGWLYMERTMFQLTAVTQIPFAYIYSAMLFGGVLLIVHWLLVVRGYVLRREFASDAHFDANASASL, via the coding sequence GTGCAAGCCTTCGAGCGCTACTTTCTCGCCGCCAACCGCTGGGCGCTGATTCTTCTGCTGGCCGCCATGTCGGTCATCATCTTCACCAACGTCGTGCTGCGCTACACCACGAACCAGTCGCTCGAATGGGCGGAAGAGGTGTCGCGCCACATGATGATCTGGCTCACCTTCCTGGGGGCCGGGCCGGTGCTGCGCTACGGCGGACACATCGCGGTCGAGAACCTGCAAGACGCATTGCCCCGCAATGCGGCCGTCGCGGTGCGCATCGTCGTCGCCGGGCTGCTGTTCGCATTCTTCGGCTTCATGGTCTGGTACGGCTGGCTGTACATGGAACGCACGATGTTCCAGCTCACTGCCGTGACGCAAATTCCGTTCGCCTACATCTACAGCGCGATGCTGTTCGGCGGCGTGCTGCTGATCGTGCACTGGCTGCTGGTGGTGCGCGGCTACGTGCTGCGCAGGGAGTTCGCGTCCGACGCGCACTTCGACGCCAACGCCTCGGCGTCGCTGTAA
- a CDS encoding TRAP transporter substrate-binding protein: protein MKLGHIAAACLSLALGTSAFAQQPTVLKIGYATSKESHYGVGSTVFCEEIEKGTQGRYKCQHFANSALGGEREQIEAIQLGTQDLVNTSTGPVGNFVPEVKIVDIPFLFRDYDHARKVMDGPIGQDILTKFPSKGIIALAWTENGFRHMTNSKRDIVKPSDAAGLKMRTMENKVHMDGYRTFGILPTPMAFPELFGALQQGTVDGQENPIPVILSSKFSQVQKHLSLTGHVYSPALLLLSPKVWNKLSDADKKVFTEAAKKASIAQRKKVNDDENNGIAQLEKDGMKVTRTVDGAAFREALKPAYVSYAKEFGADNIKKITDVK, encoded by the coding sequence ATGAAACTCGGCCACATCGCCGCCGCCTGCCTTTCGCTCGCCCTGGGCACTTCCGCCTTCGCCCAGCAACCGACCGTTCTGAAGATCGGCTACGCGACCTCCAAGGAGTCGCACTACGGCGTGGGCTCCACGGTGTTCTGCGAAGAAATCGAGAAGGGCACGCAAGGCCGCTACAAGTGCCAGCACTTCGCCAACTCGGCGCTCGGCGGCGAGCGCGAGCAGATCGAGGCCATCCAGCTCGGCACGCAGGACCTGGTCAACACCTCGACGGGCCCGGTGGGCAACTTCGTGCCCGAGGTCAAGATCGTCGACATCCCGTTCCTGTTCCGCGACTACGACCATGCGCGCAAGGTCATGGACGGCCCCATCGGCCAGGACATCCTGACCAAGTTCCCGAGCAAGGGCATCATCGCGCTCGCCTGGACGGAGAACGGCTTCCGCCACATGACGAACAGCAAGCGCGACATCGTCAAGCCCAGCGATGCGGCCGGCCTGAAGATGCGCACCATGGAAAACAAGGTGCACATGGACGGCTACCGCACCTTCGGCATCCTGCCCACGCCCATGGCTTTCCCCGAACTGTTCGGCGCGCTGCAGCAAGGCACGGTCGACGGGCAGGAGAATCCGATTCCGGTGATCCTGTCGTCGAAGTTCTCGCAGGTGCAAAAGCACCTCTCGCTCACGGGCCACGTGTACTCGCCGGCGCTGCTGCTGCTGTCGCCGAAGGTGTGGAACAAGCTCTCTGACGCCGACAAGAAGGTGTTCACCGAAGCCGCGAAGAAGGCCTCCATCGCCCAGCGCAAGAAGGTCAACGACGACGAGAACAACGGCATCGCCCAGCTCGAGAAAGACGGCATGAAGGTCACGCGCACCGTCGACGGCGCCGCCTTCCGCGAGGCGCTGAAGCCCGCCTACGTGAGCTACGCCAAGGAATTCGGCGCCGACAACATCAAGAAGATCACGGACGTCAAGTAA
- the denD gene encoding D-erythronate dehydrogenase, producing MQIVITGGAGFLGARLARTLLKQGSLSLAGAPARPIERITLVDRAGAPADLAADARITAVTGDLNAQLAAEADATVWREADAIFHLAAAVSGECEADFDLGMRSNFAATHALLEKVRTLGTKPVLVFASSLAVFGDSPEQPLPKVIEDHTLPTPQTSYGIQKFIGEQLMADFTRKGFVRGRSVRLMTVSVRPGKPNGAASGFFSGMIREPLAGLPAACPVPDATPVAIASPARTIEGIIRAAEASDAQWGPRTALNLPSLATTVGEMAAALEHVAGKAATALLDRTPDPTIQRIVKTWPGHIETVRARALGLMPDESFEAVIREYVRENPDAVKLPGVA from the coding sequence ATGCAGATCGTCATCACCGGCGGCGCCGGTTTTCTGGGCGCGCGCCTCGCGCGCACGCTGTTGAAGCAAGGCAGCCTTTCTCTGGCCGGCGCACCGGCCCGGCCCATCGAGCGCATCACGCTGGTCGACCGCGCGGGCGCTCCCGCTGACCTCGCTGCCGATGCGCGCATCACCGCCGTGACCGGCGACCTGAACGCACAGCTCGCCGCCGAGGCGGACGCCACCGTCTGGCGCGAAGCCGATGCCATCTTCCACCTGGCCGCCGCGGTGAGCGGCGAATGCGAGGCCGACTTCGACCTCGGCATGCGCAGCAATTTCGCAGCCACGCATGCCCTGCTCGAAAAAGTACGCACGCTCGGCACGAAACCCGTGCTGGTGTTCGCCAGTTCGCTAGCGGTGTTCGGCGATTCTCCCGAGCAACCGCTGCCGAAGGTCATCGAAGACCACACGCTGCCCACTCCGCAGACCAGCTACGGCATCCAGAAATTCATTGGTGAACAGCTGATGGCCGATTTCACGCGCAAGGGTTTCGTGCGCGGGCGCAGCGTGCGGCTCATGACGGTAAGCGTGCGCCCGGGCAAGCCCAACGGCGCGGCCTCGGGCTTCTTCAGCGGCATGATCCGCGAGCCGCTGGCCGGGTTGCCCGCCGCCTGCCCCGTGCCCGACGCAACGCCTGTCGCCATTGCGTCACCGGCGCGCACCATCGAAGGCATCATCCGCGCCGCCGAGGCCAGCGATGCGCAATGGGGCCCGCGCACCGCGCTCAACCTGCCCTCGCTCGCCACCACGGTCGGCGAGATGGCCGCGGCGCTGGAGCACGTGGCCGGCAAGGCCGCCACCGCCCTGCTTGACCGCACGCCCGACCCGACGATCCAGCGCATCGTGAAAACCTGGCCGGGCCACATCGAGACCGTGCGCGCGAGGGCGCTGGGGCTCATGCCTGACGAAAGCTTCGAGGCCGTCATTCGCGAGTACGTCCGTGAAAATCCCGACGCGGTAAAGCTTCCCGGTGTTGCATAG